The Pseudomonas kermanshahensis genome includes a window with the following:
- a CDS encoding transporter substrate-binding domain-containing protein, with the protein MNKTMAMVGACALLLAGAASAETLRFATEGAYPPFNYVDADNQLHGFDIDITHALCEQMKVECTLVAQDWEGIIPALMARKYDAVVASMIDTEERRKKIAFTDHYYRTPLTVAVAKDSKITDAQNNFVGYTVGAQSSSTQAIYAEDVYGKAGADVKLYPTMDEANADLAAGRLDGVIADKFPLHEWMTKNGQDCCKILGDVADTKADAAIAVRKDDEALRQRLNTALQQIVANGTYQKIASKYFAFDIYN; encoded by the coding sequence ATGAACAAGACCATGGCTATGGTAGGTGCGTGTGCCCTGCTGCTGGCGGGCGCCGCCAGTGCTGAAACCCTGCGTTTCGCCACCGAAGGTGCCTACCCGCCCTTCAACTATGTCGACGCCGATAACCAGCTGCACGGCTTCGACATCGACATCACCCACGCCCTGTGCGAACAGATGAAAGTCGAATGCACCCTGGTCGCCCAGGATTGGGAAGGCATCATCCCGGCCCTGATGGCGCGCAAGTACGACGCCGTGGTCGCGTCGATGATCGATACCGAAGAGCGCCGCAAGAAAATCGCCTTCACCGATCATTACTACCGTACCCCGCTGACGGTGGCTGTAGCCAAGGACAGCAAGATCACAGACGCCCAGAACAACTTCGTCGGCTACACCGTGGGCGCCCAATCCTCGTCTACCCAAGCCATCTATGCCGAAGACGTCTACGGCAAGGCCGGTGCCGACGTGAAGCTCTACCCGACCATGGATGAAGCCAACGCCGACCTGGCCGCAGGCCGCCTGGATGGCGTGATCGCCGACAAGTTCCCCCTGCACGAGTGGATGACCAAGAACGGCCAGGACTGCTGCAAGATCCTCGGCGACGTGGCCGACACCAAGGCCGACGCGGCCATTGCCGTGCGCAAGGATGACGAGGCGCTGCGCCAACGCCTGAATACCGCACTGCAACAGATCGTTGCCAACGGTACCTACCAGAAGATCGCCAGCAAGTATTTCGCCTTCGATATCTACAACTGA
- the kdgD gene encoding 5-dehydro-4-deoxyglucarate dehydratase: MNPQELKSILSHGLLSFPVTDFNAQGDFNQAGYIKRLEWLAPYGASALFAAGGTGEFFSLAASEYSQVIKTAVDTCATSVPILAGVGGSTRQAIEYAQEAERLGAKGLLLLPHYLTEASQDGVAAHVEAVCKSVKIGVVVYNRNVCRLNADLLEKLAERCPNLIGYKDGLGDIELMVSIRRRLGDRFSYLGGLPTAEVYAAAYKALGVPVYSSAVFNFVPKTAMDFYHAIAREDHATVGKLIDDFFLPYLDIRNRKAGYAVSIVKAGAKIAGYDAGPVRTPLTDLTAEEYEMLAALMDKMGPQ, from the coding sequence ATGAATCCACAAGAACTGAAATCCATCCTCTCCCACGGCCTGCTGTCTTTCCCGGTCACCGACTTCAATGCCCAGGGCGACTTCAACCAGGCGGGTTACATCAAACGCCTGGAATGGCTAGCCCCTTATGGCGCCAGCGCCCTGTTCGCAGCCGGCGGTACCGGTGAGTTCTTCTCCCTGGCGGCCAGCGAATACAGCCAGGTGATCAAGACTGCCGTCGACACCTGCGCCACTTCGGTACCGATCCTCGCCGGCGTTGGTGGCTCGACCCGCCAGGCCATCGAATACGCGCAAGAAGCCGAGCGCCTGGGTGCCAAGGGCCTGCTGCTGCTGCCGCACTACCTGACCGAAGCCAGCCAGGACGGCGTCGCCGCCCACGTCGAAGCCGTGTGCAAATCGGTGAAGATCGGTGTAGTGGTCTACAACCGTAACGTCTGCCGCTTGAACGCCGACCTGCTGGAAAAACTCGCCGAGCGTTGCCCGAACCTGATCGGCTACAAAGATGGCCTGGGTGATATCGAGCTGATGGTGTCGATCCGCCGCCGCCTGGGCGATCGTTTCAGCTACCTGGGTGGCCTGCCGACCGCCGAAGTGTATGCGGCTGCCTACAAGGCCTTGGGTGTACCGGTCTACTCGTCGGCCGTGTTCAACTTCGTGCCAAAGACCGCGATGGACTTCTACCACGCCATCGCCCGCGAAGACCACGCCACCGTTGGCAAGCTGATCGACGACTTCTTCCTGCCGTACCTGGACATCCGTAACCGCAAGGCCGGCTACGCAGTCAGCATCGTCAAGGCGGGCGCCAAGATCGCCGGTTACGACGCAGGCCCGGTGCGCACGCCGCTGACCGACCTGACTGCTGAAGAATACGAAATGCTCGCAGCCCTGATGGACAAGATGGGTCCGCAATAA
- a CDS encoding aldehyde dehydrogenase (NADP(+)): MPEILGHNFIAGQRSAAGAQRLQSLDATTGEALPYSFAQATEAEVDQAAQAAAAAFAEFRQLAPARRAEFLDAIAAELDELDDAFVAIVCRETALPAGRIQGERGRTSGQMRLFAQVLRRGDYLGARIDLALPDRQPLPRVDLRQMRIGVGPVAVFGASNFPLAFSTAGGDTAAALAAGCPVVFKAHSGHMATADLVGCAIQRAAERTGMPKGVFNMVFGGGVGEWLVKHPAIQAVGFTGSLKGGDALCRMAAERPQPIPVFAEMSSINPVIILPGALAKRGEAIARELAGSVCLGAGQFCTNPGLVIGLQSPQFSQLLADLGQHLDQQAGQTLLNAGGLRSYVGGLEHLHAHAGIEHLAGQAQEGNQARAQLFKADARLLVDADPLLQEEVFGPTTVAVEAQDNEQLRAALLGLRGQLTATLIGEPEDFEAFAWLVPLLEEKVGRILVNGYPTGVEVCDAMVHGGPYPATSDARGTSVGTLAIDRFLRPVCYQNYPQALLPEALRDGNPLGLRRLVNGQWSEEAI, encoded by the coding sequence ATGCCTGAGATCCTCGGCCACAACTTCATCGCCGGCCAGCGCAGCGCCGCTGGCGCGCAACGCCTGCAGAGCCTGGACGCCACCACTGGCGAGGCCCTGCCCTACAGCTTTGCCCAGGCCACCGAGGCTGAAGTGGACCAAGCCGCTCAAGCCGCCGCTGCCGCCTTCGCCGAATTCCGCCAACTGGCCCCGGCGCGCCGCGCCGAATTCCTCGATGCCATCGCCGCCGAACTGGATGAGCTGGACGACGCCTTCGTCGCCATCGTCTGCCGCGAAACCGCCCTGCCTGCAGGGCGTATCCAGGGCGAGCGCGGGCGTACCAGTGGCCAGATGCGCCTGTTCGCGCAAGTCCTGCGCCGCGGTGATTACCTGGGGGCACGCATCGACCTGGCCCTGCCGGATCGCCAACCGCTGCCTCGTGTCGACCTGCGCCAGATGCGCATTGGCGTAGGCCCGGTTGCCGTGTTCGGTGCCAGCAACTTCCCGCTGGCCTTCTCGACTGCCGGTGGCGACACCGCCGCCGCCCTCGCCGCAGGCTGCCCGGTAGTGTTCAAGGCGCACAGCGGCCACATGGCCACAGCCGACCTGGTCGGTTGTGCCATCCAGCGCGCCGCTGAGCGCACCGGCATGCCCAAGGGCGTGTTCAACATGGTCTTCGGCGGCGGGGTCGGCGAATGGCTGGTCAAGCACCCGGCGATCCAGGCCGTCGGCTTTACTGGCTCGCTCAAGGGTGGCGATGCGCTGTGCCGCATGGCCGCCGAACGCCCACAGCCGATCCCGGTGTTTGCCGAGATGTCGAGCATCAACCCGGTGATCATCCTGCCCGGCGCCCTGGCCAAACGCGGCGAAGCCATCGCCCGCGAACTGGCAGGCTCAGTGTGCCTGGGTGCCGGCCAGTTCTGCACCAACCCTGGCCTGGTGATCGGCCTGCAATCGCCGCAATTCAGCCAGTTGCTGGCCGACCTCGGCCAGCACCTCGACCAACAGGCCGGCCAGACCCTGCTCAACGCCGGCGGCCTGCGCAGCTACGTTGGCGGCCTGGAGCACCTGCACGCCCACGCTGGCATCGAGCACCTGGCCGGCCAGGCACAGGAAGGCAACCAGGCCCGCGCCCAGCTGTTCAAGGCTGACGCCCGCCTGCTGGTCGACGCCGACCCGTTGCTGCAAGAAGAAGTGTTTGGCCCGACCACTGTGGCCGTCGAAGCCCAGGACAACGAACAACTGCGCGCCGCACTGCTCGGCCTACGCGGCCAACTGACCGCGACCCTGATCGGCGAGCCGGAGGATTTCGAAGCGTTCGCCTGGCTGGTGCCGCTGCTGGAAGAAAAGGTCGGCCGGATCCTGGTCAATGGCTACCCGACGGGTGTCGAAGTGTGCGACGCCATGGTGCATGGCGGGCCATACCCGGCAACCTCGGATGCACGCGGCACGTCGGTCGGCACCTTGGCCATCGACCGCTTCCTGCGCCCGGTGTGCTACCAGAACTACCCGCAGGCGCTGCTGCCTGAGGCGCTGCGCGATGGCAACCCGCTGGGGCTGCGTCGCCTGGTGAATGGGCAGTGGAGCGAAGAGGCGATCTGA
- a CDS encoding NAD(P)/FAD-dependent oxidoreductase, translated as MHCQTLVLGAGIVGVSTALHLQARGRQVILIDRDEPGSGTSHGNAGLIERSSVIPYAFPRQAGALLRYGLNRQPDVRYSLLHLPKAAPWLWRYWRQSAPGRLAGAAADMLPLVQRCVEEHDALIDAAGLEGLIQAKGWIEVFRDPALFKQAKEDLKGLSRYGLQYEILECGQLQAREHQLDSTVVGGIHWLDPKTVNNPGALTRGYAALFVQRGGQFLHGDARSLRQVEGQWQVDSRRGPVTADEVVACLGPQSADLYEGLGYQIPLAIKRGYHMHYATRDGAQLEHSICDTQGGYVLAPMARGVRLTTGIEFAASDAPGNEIQLRRCEALARRLFPALGERLDDAPWLGRRPCLPDMRPVIGPAPRHKGLWFNFGHAHHGLTLGPVSGRLLAELLTGERPFTDPAPYSATRFD; from the coding sequence ATGCATTGCCAGACTCTCGTCCTCGGCGCCGGCATTGTCGGCGTCAGCACCGCGCTGCACCTGCAGGCGCGCGGGCGCCAGGTGATTCTGATCGACCGCGACGAACCCGGCAGCGGTACCAGCCATGGCAACGCCGGGCTGATCGAGCGCTCCAGCGTGATTCCGTATGCCTTCCCCCGGCAAGCGGGCGCGCTGCTGCGCTACGGCCTGAACCGCCAGCCCGACGTACGCTACAGCTTGCTGCACTTGCCCAAGGCCGCACCGTGGCTGTGGCGCTACTGGCGCCAGTCGGCACCGGGGCGCCTGGCGGGTGCCGCCGCCGACATGCTGCCGCTGGTACAGCGCTGCGTCGAAGAGCATGACGCGCTGATCGATGCCGCCGGCCTGGAAGGGCTAATTCAGGCCAAAGGCTGGATCGAGGTGTTCCGCGACCCGGCCCTGTTCAAGCAGGCCAAGGAGGACCTCAAAGGCTTGAGCCGTTACGGCCTGCAGTACGAGATTCTCGAATGCGGGCAGCTTCAGGCACGCGAACACCAACTGGACAGCACCGTGGTGGGTGGCATTCATTGGCTCGACCCGAAGACCGTGAACAACCCCGGCGCCCTCACCCGCGGCTATGCGGCGCTGTTCGTCCAACGTGGCGGGCAGTTCCTGCATGGCGATGCGCGCAGCCTGCGCCAGGTCGAAGGGCAATGGCAGGTCGACAGCCGTCGCGGCCCGGTCACCGCCGACGAAGTGGTGGCCTGCCTCGGTCCACAGTCGGCAGACCTCTATGAAGGCCTTGGCTACCAGATTCCGCTGGCAATCAAGCGCGGCTACCACATGCACTACGCCACCCGTGACGGTGCGCAACTCGAGCATTCGATCTGCGATACCCAAGGCGGCTATGTGTTGGCGCCCATGGCCCGGGGCGTGCGCCTGACCACCGGTATCGAGTTTGCTGCCAGCGACGCGCCAGGCAACGAAATCCAGCTGCGCCGCTGTGAAGCGTTGGCCCGGCGGTTGTTCCCGGCACTCGGCGAACGCCTCGATGACGCGCCGTGGCTGGGCCGGCGCCCGTGCCTGCCAGACATGCGCCCAGTGATTGGCCCAGCGCCGCGGCACAAAGGCCTGTGGTTCAACTTCGGGCATGCACACCATGGCCTCACCCTGGGCCCGGTCAGTGGCCGGCTGCTGGCAGAACTGCTGACCGGCGAGCGCCCGTTTACCGACCCTGCGCCCTACAGCGCGACACGTTTCGACTGA
- a CDS encoding amino acid ABC transporter ATP-binding protein — MTAPLSLASLAPAPDPRPVLIRIEGLNKHYGAFHVLRDIDLQVREGERIVLCGPSGSGKSTLIRCINRLEVAEKGSVQVDGTDLAATTRQAAQIRSEIGMVFQHFNLFPHMSVLDNCLLAPTSVRGLSRKDAEERARMYLAKVGIESQAHKYPSQLSGGQQQRVAIARALCMKPRIMLFDEPTSALDPEMVAEVLDVLVKLADTGMTMLCVTHEMGFARQVAERVLFLEGGQIIEDSPPQVFFNQPKTERAKGFLAQILH; from the coding sequence ATGACCGCCCCTTTGAGCCTTGCCAGCCTTGCTCCAGCACCCGACCCGCGCCCGGTACTGATCCGTATCGAGGGTTTGAACAAGCACTATGGCGCGTTTCATGTCTTGCGCGACATCGACCTGCAGGTCCGCGAAGGCGAACGCATCGTCCTGTGCGGCCCGTCCGGTTCGGGCAAGTCGACGCTGATCCGCTGCATCAATCGCCTGGAAGTGGCCGAAAAAGGCAGCGTCCAGGTGGATGGCACCGACCTGGCCGCCACCACGCGCCAGGCGGCGCAGATCCGCAGCGAGATCGGCATGGTGTTCCAGCACTTCAACCTGTTCCCGCACATGAGCGTGCTCGACAACTGCCTGCTGGCCCCCACCAGCGTGCGTGGGCTGTCGCGCAAGGACGCCGAGGAACGCGCGCGCATGTACCTGGCCAAGGTCGGCATCGAAAGCCAGGCGCACAAATACCCCAGCCAGCTGTCCGGTGGCCAGCAACAACGCGTGGCCATCGCCCGCGCCTTGTGCATGAAACCCCGCATCATGCTGTTTGACGAGCCGACCTCGGCACTGGACCCAGAGATGGTCGCCGAGGTGCTGGATGTGCTGGTGAAACTGGCCGACACGGGCATGACGATGCTCTGCGTCACCCATGAAATGGGCTTTGCCCGGCAGGTGGCCGAGCGGGTGCTGTTCCTTGAAGGTGGGCAGATCATCGAGGACAGCCCGCCGCAGGTGTTCTTCAACCAACCGAAGACCGAGCGGGCCAAAGGGTTCCTGGCGCAGATACTGCACTGA
- a CDS encoding ABC transporter permease, producing MLDQLSLLSFASGGWGQALLAGALVTVSLALACLPIGLPLGLAVAFAARSRKRLPRAWATTFSTVFRGLPELLTLLIIYYGCQIAAQKVLAALGYQGEFLINTFLAAMIAFSLVFAAFSSEIWLAAFKTLPKGQLEACSALGLSKRTGFFKVVLPQLTRIALPGLSNNWLSLLKDTSLVSTISLVDLMRQTNLAVSVTKEPMFFYGVACLGYLLFSAVSGRVFAFIERRSSRHLQGARA from the coding sequence ATGCTCGATCAATTGTCCTTGCTGTCCTTCGCCAGCGGAGGCTGGGGCCAGGCGTTGCTGGCCGGCGCCTTGGTCACCGTTTCGCTGGCCCTCGCCTGCCTGCCCATCGGCCTGCCGTTGGGCCTGGCCGTAGCGTTTGCCGCACGTTCGCGCAAACGCCTGCCACGGGCCTGGGCCACGACCTTTTCTACCGTGTTCCGCGGCCTGCCCGAACTGCTGACGCTGCTGATCATCTATTACGGCTGCCAGATCGCCGCGCAAAAAGTGTTGGCCGCCCTCGGCTATCAAGGCGAATTCCTGATCAACACGTTCCTGGCCGCCATGATCGCCTTCAGCCTGGTGTTTGCCGCATTCTCCAGCGAAATCTGGCTGGCGGCCTTCAAGACCCTGCCCAAAGGGCAACTTGAAGCGTGCTCGGCACTGGGCCTGAGCAAGCGCACAGGCTTCTTCAAGGTGGTGCTGCCACAACTGACGCGCATCGCCCTGCCCGGCCTGTCCAACAACTGGTTGTCGCTGCTCAAGGACACCTCGCTGGTGTCGACCATCTCGCTGGTCGACCTGATGCGCCAGACCAACCTGGCCGTCAGCGTGACCAAAGAGCCGATGTTCTTCTATGGCGTTGCCTGCCTGGGTTACCTGCTGTTCTCGGCGGTCTCGGGACGGGTCTTTGCCTTCATCGAACGGCGCAGCAGCCGTCACCTGCAAGGAGCCCGGGCATGA
- a CDS encoding ABC transporter permease — MNIEQWLAVVLDPDLLERYGPRFVDGLLVTAKLVAISFTLGAVLGLLLALARLSRSQVLQRMSAGYVYFFRGSPLLAQLFLLYYGLGSLKGFWQDVGLWWFFREAWFCTLLAFTLNTAAYQAEIFRGSLMAVAPGQHEAARALNLSRSTTFFKVILPQSLLVAIGPLGNELILMIKASAIASLVTIYDLMGVTKLAFSRSFDFQIYLWAAVLYLVIVELVRRLLKHLEARLGRHLN, encoded by the coding sequence ATGAATATCGAACAATGGCTGGCAGTCGTCCTCGACCCGGACCTGCTGGAACGCTACGGCCCGCGCTTCGTCGATGGGCTGCTGGTGACAGCCAAGCTGGTGGCGATTTCATTCACCCTGGGCGCCGTACTCGGCCTGCTGCTGGCACTGGCACGCTTGTCGCGCAGCCAGGTGCTGCAGCGCATGTCGGCCGGTTATGTGTACTTCTTCCGCGGCTCGCCGCTGCTGGCGCAGTTGTTCCTCCTTTACTACGGCCTCGGCTCGTTGAAAGGTTTCTGGCAGGACGTCGGCCTCTGGTGGTTCTTCCGCGAAGCGTGGTTCTGCACGTTGCTGGCATTCACCCTGAACACCGCCGCCTACCAGGCCGAGATCTTCCGCGGCAGCCTGATGGCCGTCGCGCCTGGGCAGCATGAGGCGGCGCGGGCACTGAACCTGAGCCGCTCGACCACCTTCTTCAAGGTGATTCTGCCGCAGTCGCTGCTGGTGGCCATCGGCCCACTGGGCAATGAACTGATCCTGATGATCAAGGCCAGCGCGATTGCTTCGCTGGTGACCATCTACGACCTGATGGGCGTGACCAAACTGGCGTTCTCGCGCAGTTTCGACTTCCAGATCTACCTGTGGGCCGCCGTGCTCTACCTGGTGATCGTCGAGCTGGTACGGCGCCTCCTGAAACACCTGGAAGCCCGCCTGGGCCGCCACCTGAACTGA
- a CDS encoding gamma-glutamyl-gamma-aminobutyrate hydrolase family protein, translated as MSNSNIGNKQPSLRKPVVLMTMGSQERKGHDYQVMTHKYITPLVDFAGCVPVLVPTCCGTEDLETYLDMADGVYLTGAGSNIDPALYGQENETPGKGQDKARDLFDIPLVKAALKRGLPIFGICRGMQEINVALGGDIYQKVYAEPGFNDHRENPEDPVDVQYAQVHAVKVKPGSWLRDTLGCDEIRVNSLHGQGLRNLGKGIEPIALAEDGLVEAIHAPSISPFLFAVQWHPEWQAAKNPDSIKIFQAFGDACRAQVRKSQVKHHQAA; from the coding sequence ATGTCCAACAGCAACATTGGCAACAAGCAACCTTCCCTGCGCAAACCCGTCGTCCTGATGACCATGGGCAGCCAAGAGCGCAAAGGCCATGACTATCAGGTCATGACCCACAAATACATTACTCCGCTGGTCGACTTCGCCGGTTGCGTCCCGGTCCTGGTGCCCACCTGCTGTGGCACTGAAGACCTCGAGACCTACTTGGACATGGCCGACGGCGTCTACCTGACCGGTGCCGGCAGCAACATCGACCCGGCGCTGTACGGCCAGGAAAACGAAACCCCCGGCAAAGGCCAGGACAAGGCACGCGACCTGTTCGACATCCCGCTGGTCAAGGCAGCCCTCAAGCGTGGCCTGCCGATCTTCGGCATCTGCCGTGGCATGCAGGAAATCAACGTGGCGCTGGGTGGCGACATCTACCAGAAGGTGTACGCCGAGCCAGGCTTCAACGACCACCGCGAAAACCCCGAAGACCCGGTCGACGTGCAGTACGCCCAAGTGCATGCCGTGAAGGTCAAGCCAGGCAGCTGGCTGCGCGACACCCTGGGTTGCGACGAGATCCGCGTAAACTCGCTGCATGGCCAAGGCCTGCGCAACCTGGGTAAAGGCATTGAGCCAATCGCCCTCGCCGAAGACGGCCTGGTCGAGGCTATTCATGCCCCGAGCATTTCGCCCTTCCTGTTCGCGGTGCAGTGGCACCCCGAGTGGCAAGCCGCGAAAAACCCTGATTCGATCAAGATCTTCCAAGCCTTCGGCGACGCTTGCCGCGCCCAGGTTCGCAAGTCCCAGGTCAAGCACCATCAGGCTGCCTGA
- the garD gene encoding galactarate dehydratase codes for MQLIEHSDSPRYVRLHDDDNVVVVVNDGGLGEGARFPDGLTLVEGVPQSHKVATVLIAKGEPVRRYGQIIGYALEDLPQGSWVQESQLAMPEAPALDSLPRCDAVPDALPPLEGFTFEGYRNADGTVGTRNILGITTTVQCVTGVLEHAVKRIRQELLPLYPNVDDVVAITHSYGCGVAINARDAYIPIRTVRNLARNPNLGGEALVISLGCEKLQAGQVMHDNDPSVDLSDPWLYRLQDASLGFGEMIEQIMALAETRLKKLDQRRRETVPASELILGMQCGGSDAFSGITANPALGYASDLLVRAGATVLFSEVTEVRDAIYMLTSRAENQDVAEALVREMDWYDRYLQQGAADRSANTTPGNKKGGLSNIVEKSLGSIVKSGSGAIQGVLGPGERVARKGLIFCATPASDFVCGTLQLAAGMNLHVFTTGRGTPYGLAMAPVVKVCTRTELAERWPDLIDIDAGRIATGRSSIEELGWELFHYYLDVASGRKQTWAEQHRLHNDITLFNPAPIT; via the coding sequence ATGCAGTTGATCGAACATTCCGACTCGCCCCGCTACGTCCGCCTGCACGATGACGACAATGTCGTGGTAGTGGTCAACGACGGTGGCCTGGGCGAAGGCGCCCGCTTTCCCGACGGCCTGACCCTGGTCGAAGGCGTGCCGCAGAGCCACAAGGTCGCCACCGTACTGATCGCCAAAGGCGAGCCGGTGCGCCGCTATGGGCAGATCATCGGTTACGCCCTTGAAGACTTGCCCCAAGGCAGCTGGGTTCAGGAAAGCCAGCTGGCCATGCCAGAAGCCCCAGCGCTGGACAGCCTACCGCGCTGCGACGCCGTCCCCGACGCCTTGCCGCCGCTCGAGGGGTTTACCTTCGAGGGCTACCGCAATGCCGACGGCACCGTCGGCACCCGCAACATCCTCGGCATCACCACCACCGTGCAATGCGTGACGGGCGTGCTGGAGCATGCGGTCAAGCGTATTCGCCAAGAGTTGCTGCCGTTGTACCCCAACGTCGATGACGTGGTCGCCATCACCCACAGCTACGGCTGCGGCGTGGCGATCAACGCCCGCGATGCCTACATCCCGATCCGCACCGTGCGCAACCTGGCGCGCAACCCTAACCTTGGCGGCGAAGCGCTGGTCATCAGCCTGGGCTGTGAAAAGCTGCAGGCCGGCCAGGTCATGCACGACAACGACCCCTCGGTAGACCTCAGCGACCCGTGGCTGTATCGCCTGCAGGACGCCAGCCTGGGCTTCGGCGAAATGATCGAACAGATCATGGCGCTGGCTGAAACCCGCCTGAAGAAACTCGACCAGCGCCGTCGCGAAACGGTGCCCGCCAGCGAGCTGATCCTGGGCATGCAGTGCGGCGGCAGCGATGCCTTCTCCGGCATCACTGCCAACCCCGCGCTGGGCTATGCCTCCGACCTGCTGGTACGCGCCGGCGCGACCGTGCTGTTCTCGGAAGTGACCGAAGTGCGTGACGCCATCTACATGCTGACCTCCCGCGCCGAGAACCAGGACGTGGCTGAGGCGCTGGTGCGCGAGATGGACTGGTACGACCGCTACCTGCAGCAAGGTGCGGCCGACCGCAGCGCCAACACCACGCCGGGCAATAAGAAAGGCGGCCTGTCGAATATCGTCGAAAAGTCCTTGGGCTCGATCGTGAAGTCCGGCAGCGGCGCTATTCAGGGCGTGCTCGGCCCTGGCGAGCGAGTCGCCCGCAAAGGCCTGATCTTCTGCGCGACCCCGGCCAGCGACTTTGTCTGCGGCACCTTGCAGCTCGCAGCTGGCATGAACCTGCATGTCTTCACCACCGGCCGCGGCACGCCGTACGGCCTGGCCATGGCACCCGTGGTCAAGGTGTGCACCCGCACCGAGCTGGCCGAGCGCTGGCCTGACCTGATCGACATCGACGCCGGGCGCATCGCCACAGGCCGCTCGAGCATCGAGGAACTGGGTTGGGAGCTGTTCCACTACTACCTGGACGTGGCCAGCGGCCGCAAGCAGACCTGGGCCGAACAACACCGGCTGCACAACGACATCACCCTGTTCAACCCGGCGCCGATTACCTGA
- a CDS encoding MFS transporter: protein MQATKKTHVRYLILFMLFLVTTINYADRATIAIAGSSLQKDLGIDAVTLGYIFSAFGWAYVAGQIPGGWLLDRFGSKNVYAFSIFTWSLFTLLQGFVGGLPVAWAIVTLFTLRFLVGFAEAPSFPGNARIVAAWFPTAERGTASAIFNSAQYFATALFAPIMGWIVFSFGWEHVFVVMGGLGILFSFVWMKTIYNPKQHPRISQSELEHIEQNGGLVDMDQKRGNDGPKWGYIKQLLTSRMLLGVYLGQYCINAITYFFLTWFPVYLVQERGMTILKAGIIASLPAICGFIGGVLGGVLSDWLLRRGNSLTFSRKLPIVCGLLLSTTMVFCNYVDAEWMVVGFMTLAFFGKGIGALGWAVVADTSPKQIAGLSGGLFNTFGNIASITTPIVIGYIISATGSFKWALVYVGANALVAVFSYLVIVGPIKRIELHETPKAEADVTANGDLASARH from the coding sequence ATGCAAGCGACTAAGAAGACGCATGTGCGCTACCTGATCCTGTTCATGCTGTTTCTGGTGACCACGATCAACTATGCCGACCGCGCTACCATTGCAATCGCAGGCTCCAGCCTGCAGAAAGACCTCGGCATTGACGCCGTCACCCTCGGTTATATCTTCTCTGCCTTTGGATGGGCTTACGTGGCCGGCCAGATCCCTGGTGGCTGGCTGCTCGACCGTTTCGGCTCCAAGAACGTCTACGCCTTCAGCATCTTCACCTGGTCGCTGTTCACCCTGTTGCAAGGGTTTGTCGGTGGCCTGCCGGTGGCATGGGCAATCGTGACGCTGTTCACCCTGCGTTTTCTGGTCGGTTTTGCCGAAGCCCCGTCGTTCCCGGGCAACGCCCGCATCGTCGCGGCCTGGTTCCCCACCGCAGAACGCGGCACGGCCTCGGCCATCTTCAACTCGGCCCAGTACTTCGCCACCGCACTGTTTGCCCCGATCATGGGCTGGATTGTCTTCAGCTTCGGTTGGGAACACGTGTTCGTGGTCATGGGCGGCCTCGGCATCCTGTTCTCGTTCGTCTGGATGAAGACCATCTACAACCCCAAGCAACACCCGCGCATCAGCCAAAGCGAGCTCGAGCACATCGAGCAGAACGGCGGCCTGGTGGACATGGACCAGAAACGCGGCAACGACGGCCCGAAATGGGGCTACATCAAGCAGTTGCTCACCAGCCGCATGCTGCTGGGCGTGTACCTAGGCCAGTATTGCATCAACGCCATCACCTACTTCTTCCTGACGTGGTTCCCGGTGTACCTGGTGCAAGAGCGTGGGATGACCATCCTCAAGGCGGGCATCATTGCCTCGCTGCCGGCCATTTGCGGCTTCATCGGTGGCGTGCTGGGCGGGGTGCTGTCGGACTGGCTGCTGCGCCGCGGCAATTCGCTGACCTTCTCGCGCAAGCTGCCGATCGTCTGCGGCCTGTTGCTGTCGACCACCATGGTCTTCTGCAACTACGTCGACGCTGAATGGATGGTGGTCGGTTTCATGACCTTGGCCTTCTTCGGCAAAGGCATTGGTGCACTGGGCTGGGCTGTGGTCGCCGACACCTCGCCCAAGCAGATCGCCGGCCTTTCGGGCGGCCTGTTCAACACCTTCGGCAACATCGCCTCGATCACCACGCCCATCGTCATCGGCTACATCATCAGCGCCACCGGTTCGTTCAAGTGGGCCCTGGTGTATGTAGGCGCCAACGCCCTGGTCGCGGTGTTCAGCTACCTGGTGATCGTCGGCCCGATCAAGCGCATCGAGCTGCATGAAACCCCAAAGGCTGAAGCCGACGTCACCGCCAATGGTGACCTGGCAAGCGCCCGACACTGA